A single window of Candidatus Synechococcus calcipolaris G9 DNA harbors:
- a CDS encoding DNA phosphorothioation-associated putative methyltransferase, producing MLDSSVTAINIAKVCQRSQVGKLLPDALYVHVSALKYLDPILQAIEQRARTSTDLAEKATLVKFNFNKSQLAYLLYPDFDTDAHPALHSSIQVNLNTLEISKQDYHTRNNPPILHRKETFITPEYPLYATFARLTQQEEELGLLEQSRGIGTRMPWEHRLVEHCLEIHDHALACPLSTTHAHPAITPPTIQRHKAAISRVTVSKPIRLAVEAGLFATNTTYFDYGCGHGTDIEYIHRLGLTSSGWDPYFRPDIRNTPADVVNLGYVINVIEDTTERREALINAWNLTQKVLIVAAQVLIDDKTRGVIAYGDGIITSRNTFQKYYEQEELKVYIDQVLGVDAIPVALGIYFVFRDEAQSEAFRASRFRSRATAPRIRIKISKFEEYRERLQPLMDFYTDRGRLPTTEELGIEYLTPLQDTFGSIRRAFTVILQATDGREWDEIADKRRNDLLVYLALSHFSKRPKFKDLSPEFQKDIKALFGSYQQACTAADLMLMTLGRMPLVKQHCRQSAIGQQRPNSLWVHISALDQLEPLLRLYEGCASRTIGRPEEATVVKFHVQKPQITYLVFPGFDKEPHPALKTSMTISLHDLHVRYRDYAIDNPPLLHQKNQVVAPDYPGYAKFTKLSQQEQKWGLLDDMKMIFDRQGWEQCLLKHKAALRGHRVVWHKDKD from the coding sequence ATGCTAGATAGCTCTGTCACCGCAATTAATATTGCCAAAGTCTGCCAGCGTAGTCAAGTTGGTAAACTATTGCCTGATGCTCTCTACGTCCATGTGTCGGCACTGAAGTACCTTGACCCTATCCTCCAAGCCATCGAGCAAAGGGCCAGAACCAGCACTGATCTGGCGGAAAAAGCTACGCTAGTTAAGTTCAACTTCAATAAATCCCAACTAGCATATCTTTTATATCCAGACTTTGATACCGATGCACACCCGGCCCTTCACAGTAGTATTCAGGTCAATCTCAACACCCTAGAGATCAGCAAACAAGACTACCACACCCGCAATAATCCTCCAATCCTGCATCGCAAAGAAACCTTCATCACCCCAGAATATCCTCTATATGCCACCTTTGCACGGCTTACCCAGCAGGAAGAGGAACTGGGATTACTAGAGCAGTCCCGTGGTATTGGTACCCGCATGCCATGGGAACACCGCCTCGTAGAGCACTGCCTAGAAATCCACGACCACGCCCTTGCCTGTCCTCTCTCCACTACACACGCTCATCCTGCCATCACTCCCCCGACAATCCAACGTCATAAAGCCGCGATCTCACGAGTCACCGTCTCCAAGCCCATCCGCCTTGCAGTGGAAGCCGGACTGTTCGCTACCAACACGACCTACTTTGACTACGGCTGCGGCCATGGAACCGACATTGAGTACATCCATCGCCTGGGCTTGACTAGCTCCGGTTGGGATCCTTACTTTCGACCCGATATTCGCAATACCCCAGCCGACGTAGTGAATTTGGGCTATGTCATCAATGTCATCGAAGACACTACCGAGCGACGAGAGGCCTTAATCAATGCCTGGAACCTGACCCAGAAAGTGCTGATTGTAGCGGCTCAAGTGCTAATCGATGACAAAACCCGAGGTGTGATTGCCTACGGTGATGGCATCATCACTAGTCGCAATACCTTCCAGAAATACTATGAGCAGGAAGAACTAAAAGTGTATATCGATCAAGTGCTGGGGGTGGATGCGATTCCCGTAGCCCTAGGTATCTACTTTGTCTTCCGGGATGAAGCCCAGTCCGAAGCCTTTCGCGCTTCTCGATTCCGCTCCCGTGCAACGGCCCCTCGCATTCGTATCAAGATCAGCAAGTTTGAGGAATACCGAGAGCGACTGCAACCGCTAATGGATTTTTACACTGATCGCGGCCGATTACCCACCACTGAAGAATTGGGGATTGAATATCTAACACCATTACAGGACACTTTTGGCAGCATTCGGCGAGCCTTTACTGTTATTCTGCAAGCCACTGATGGGAGAGAGTGGGATGAGATCGCAGACAAACGCCGCAACGATCTCCTCGTTTACCTAGCTCTAAGCCATTTCAGCAAACGCCCTAAGTTCAAAGACCTCTCCCCTGAATTCCAGAAAGACATCAAAGCCCTGTTTGGTAGCTACCAACAAGCCTGCACCGCTGCCGACCTGATGCTGATGACCCTAGGCCGCATGCCTCTCGTTAAACAGCACTGCCGCCAGAGTGCCATCGGCCAGCAGCGACCCAACTCCCTCTGGGTACATATATCAGCCTTAGACCAGCTCGAACCACTGTTGCGACTCTATGAGGGCTGTGCTTCCCGTACCATTGGCCGGCCGGAGGAAGCAACGGTAGTGAAATTCCACGTCCAGAAGCCCCAGATAACGTATTTAGTATTCCCGGGGTTCGACAAGGAGCCGCATCCTGCATTGAAAACCAGCATGACAATATCCCTGCACGATCTTCACGTCCGATATCGTGATTACGCAATCGACAATCCACCCTTACTTCATCAAAAAAACCAAGTGGTTGCACCCGACTATCCAGGCTATGCCAAATTTACCAAGCTTAGCCAGCAAGAGCAAAAATGGGGACTGCTTGATGATATGAAAATGATTTTTGACCGCCAAGGTTGGGAACAATGCCTGCTAAAACATAAAGCTGCTCTGCGTGGGCATCGCGTAGTGTGGCACAAAGATAAAGATTAG
- a CDS encoding beta strand repeat-containing protein translates to MFNIIRRWFTPIAVLGCFFSSPALAQITPAVGGTGTVVTVNGQQFDIGGGAFSRDGQNLFHLFQRFGLNEGQIANFLSNPGVRNILAGVNGGDVSYINGLIQVMGGNSNLYLLNPAGIVFGPNAQLNVPAAFHASTAQRVHFDGGIFDINGFNDYANLVGNPTGFEFLSTGIIVNEGNLAVGPGQNLSLMGHQVFNTGTLSAPGGMITIQAVPETGMVRISQEGMILSLEIPADRIPEDGVIEAVDLPRLITGGEDRPRVNSVVHNADGSISLVHDPSKVNVPVDGATTVASGMMDVSNLEGVGGQINVLGSNVAFVNAQLNAQGITGGGTILGGGDYLGGATGTNRLDSSFNAQNLFVDNNTVMNADAVTQGNGGTVINWADNRTQFHGTITARGGELGGNGGFVETSGQNVLQVGEMARVDTSAPLGNMGTWLLDPLNLSISGSGTDINVTAASPFEPTGAGSILRDSTIKTALDTNHVIVTTVGTSGSDRGDIRFINDANITWGNNTTFTVNAVGQILMSAGTKVENTHAGTSFDAIVFNANTAGTTTGSFVGIELNGATLSAQDGNIRLTGHGGNSGANNYGIYQWNSAQVKTTGTGNITYTGTGGNGTSNNFGIVLSGANTTITSGNGEIALTGTGRGNGTRNYGIYQLDAAQVSSTGGTITYTGTGGNGTGGNFNLGNHGIYLTGANTSVQSGTGAITFTGAGQGTTSDNYGIFQQESAQVSTTGSGNINYSGTGGNGTNNNRGIVITGANTTITSTSGAIALTGMGRGNGSGNSGISQQDAQVSTTSGNITYSGTGGNGTSSNHGIVLFGANATISSDDGAIALTGTGQGNGIVNYGIYQFGEARVITTGNGTITYAGTGGDGTNNNYGILLTDLNTRISSQGGAIALTGAGQGNGTGNYGIYQLGAAQVISTSGNITYTGTGGNGTGGNFALGNHGIYLTGANTSVRSGTGAITFTGDGQGTTSDNYGIFQRDSAQVSSTSGNITYEGTGGSGTNNNYGIFINDANTSVRSTLGGNITVTGTGQGNGTQNFGIYQSNAQVTTTGNGTVTYEGIGGNGTNSNFGIYLLNGSARITSEDGAIALTGIGGGNGTGNYGIYQLGAAQVSSTSGNITYEGTGGNGISNNFGILLNGTNTQISSGNGAISLTGTGQGNETGNHGIYQLSAAQVSSTSGNITYEGTGGNGTGSNHGILLDGTNTSVRSTQGGNITVTGTGQGNGTQNFGIYQSNAQVTTTGNGTVTYEGMGGNGTNNNIGIYLLNGSARITSEDGAISLTGTGRGNGTGNYGIYQLGAAQVSSTSGNITYTGTGGNGTGGNFFLGNHGIYLTGANTSVRSESGAITFTGDGQGTTSDNYGILQRDSAQVSSTSGNITYEGTGGSGINNNYGILLDGTNTSVRSTQGGNITVTGTGQGNGTGNHGIYQNNAQVTTTGNGTVTYEGIGGNGTNSNFGIFLLNGSAWITSEDGAIALTGTGSGNGTGNYGIYQLGAAQVSSTSGNITYTGTGRNGR, encoded by the coding sequence ATGTTTAATATAATCCGTCGGTGGTTCACTCCCATTGCTGTTTTAGGTTGCTTTTTCTCCTCCCCTGCCCTCGCCCAGATTACACCAGCAGTGGGGGGGACAGGTACCGTCGTTACCGTAAATGGACAGCAATTTGACATTGGTGGCGGTGCATTTTCCAGGGATGGGCAAAATCTATTTCACTTGTTTCAGCGATTTGGTCTCAATGAAGGGCAGATTGCCAACTTTTTATCCAATCCTGGGGTACGTAATATCCTGGCGGGCGTGAATGGTGGCGATGTCAGCTATATCAATGGTTTAATCCAGGTAATGGGGGGAAATAGTAACCTCTATTTGCTCAATCCAGCAGGAATTGTTTTTGGGCCCAATGCCCAGTTAAACGTACCAGCAGCCTTCCATGCCTCCACCGCCCAACGGGTGCATTTTGACGGCGGTATTTTTGACATTAATGGGTTTAATGACTACGCCAATTTAGTGGGAAATCCCACCGGCTTTGAGTTTTTAAGTACGGGAATTATCGTCAACGAGGGAAACTTAGCCGTTGGCCCGGGACAAAACCTAAGTTTGATGGGTCACCAGGTGTTCAATACCGGAACCCTATCGGCACCGGGGGGGATGATCACAATTCAGGCAGTACCAGAGACAGGCATGGTACGGATTTCCCAGGAGGGAATGATCCTCAGCTTAGAGATTCCAGCAGATCGGATTCCCGAAGATGGGGTGATTGAAGCGGTGGATTTACCGCGATTGATCACTGGAGGAGAAGATCGTCCACGGGTCAATAGTGTGGTACACAATGCCGATGGTTCGATTAGTTTGGTTCATGACCCCAGTAAGGTGAATGTGCCAGTGGACGGAGCAACAACGGTTGCCAGTGGCATGATGGATGTCTCGAATCTCGAGGGAGTGGGAGGGCAGATTAATGTCCTTGGTTCTAATGTTGCCTTTGTCAATGCTCAGTTGAATGCCCAGGGAATAACAGGGGGTGGGACGATTCTGGGAGGTGGGGATTACCTAGGGGGAGCCACAGGCACGAATCGCCTGGATAGTAGTTTTAATGCCCAGAACCTCTTTGTAGATAACAACACCGTCATGAATGCGGATGCGGTGACCCAAGGGAATGGCGGCACAGTCATTAATTGGGCTGATAACAGAACCCAGTTTCATGGCACAATTACGGCCCGGGGTGGGGAGCTAGGGGGTAATGGGGGTTTTGTAGAAACCTCTGGACAGAATGTATTACAGGTCGGAGAGATGGCACGGGTCGATACGTCGGCTCCCCTAGGCAATATGGGGACATGGCTGCTGGATCCCCTCAATCTTTCCATTAGTGGCTCAGGTACAGATATAAATGTCACGGCTGCCAGCCCTTTTGAGCCAACGGGCGCAGGGTCGATTTTGCGAGATAGCACGATCAAAACAGCATTAGACACTAATCATGTGATTGTTACTACAGTGGGAACCTCCGGGAGCGATCGCGGTGATATTCGCTTCATTAATGATGCCAATATTACCTGGGGGAATAACACTACCTTTACAGTGAATGCAGTGGGACAAATCTTGATGAGTGCGGGTACTAAGGTTGAAAATACCCATGCCGGTACATCCTTTGATGCGATTGTGTTTAATGCTAATACCGCAGGTACAACGACGGGCAGCTTTGTAGGAATCGAATTAAATGGTGCGACCCTCTCGGCGCAAGATGGCAATATTCGGCTAACGGGACACGGTGGAAATAGCGGAGCAAATAACTACGGTATTTATCAATGGAATTCTGCCCAAGTGAAGACAACGGGTACTGGGAACATTACCTATACAGGCACAGGTGGTAATGGCACAAGTAACAACTTCGGTATTGTTTTATCTGGAGCAAATACCACTATCACTAGTGGAAATGGGGAGATCGCCCTGACGGGAACCGGACGAGGAAACGGCACAAGAAACTACGGCATTTATCAACTGGATGCAGCCCAAGTCAGTAGTACTGGTGGAACTATTACCTATACTGGCACGGGTGGCAATGGAACGGGAGGGAATTTTAATCTTGGTAATCATGGTATTTACTTAACAGGAGCCAATACATCTGTTCAGAGTGGGACAGGAGCCATTACCTTTACGGGTGCCGGGCAAGGAACAACTTCTGATAACTACGGAATTTTTCAACAGGAGAGTGCCCAAGTCAGCACTACGGGTAGTGGCAACATCAACTATTCCGGCACAGGTGGCAATGGCACAAATAATAACCGCGGTATTGTTATAACTGGAGCAAATACAACAATTACCAGTACATCCGGGGCGATCGCCCTGACCGGAATGGGACGAGGTAATGGTTCAGGTAACAGCGGTATTTCTCAACAGGATGCCCAAGTAAGTACGACCAGTGGCAACATTACCTATTCTGGCACAGGCGGAAATGGCACAAGTAGTAACCACGGCATTGTTTTATTTGGAGCCAATGCCACTATTAGCAGTGATGATGGGGCAATCGCCTTGACGGGAACTGGACAAGGTAATGGAATAGTTAACTACGGCATTTATCAATTCGGTGAAGCCCGAGTTATTACAACAGGGAATGGTACCATCACCTATGCTGGTACGGGCGGCGATGGCACAAATAACAACTACGGTATTCTTTTGACTGACCTCAATACACGCATTAGCAGTCAAGGGGGGGCGATCGCCCTGACTGGAGCTGGGCAAGGTAATGGAACAGGAAACTACGGCATTTATCAACTGGGTGCAGCCCAAGTCATTAGTACCAGTGGAAATATCACCTATACCGGCACGGGTGGCAATGGAACAGGCGGGAATTTTGCTCTTGGCAATCATGGTATTTACCTAACAGGAGCCAATACATCTGTTCGGAGTGGGACGGGAGCCATTACCTTTACGGGTGACGGGCAAGGAACAACTTCTGATAACTACGGAATTTTTCAACGAGATAGTGCCCAAGTCAGTAGTACTTCTGGCAATATTACCTATGAGGGCACGGGCGGCAGCGGCACAAATAACAACTACGGTATTTTTATAAACGATGCAAATACCAGTGTGCGCAGTACGCTGGGAGGAAATATTACTGTTACTGGGACAGGTCAAGGTAATGGCACTCAAAACTTTGGAATTTATCAAAGCAATGCTCAAGTAACTACAACGGGGAATGGTACCGTTACCTACGAAGGCATAGGTGGCAATGGCACAAATAGTAATTTTGGTATTTACCTTCTCAATGGAAGTGCTCGGATTACGAGTGAAGACGGGGCGATCGCCCTAACCGGAATCGGAGGAGGGAATGGAACAGGAAACTACGGCATTTATCAACTGGGTGCAGCCCAAGTCAGTAGTACGTCTGGCAATATTACCTATGAAGGAACGGGCGGTAATGGCATAAGTAACAACTTCGGTATTCTTCTAAACGGAACAAATACACAAATTAGTAGTGGGAATGGGGCGATCTCCCTAACTGGAACTGGGCAAGGAAATGAAACAGGAAACCACGGCATTTATCAATTGAGTGCAGCCCAAGTCAGTAGTACGTCTGGCAATATTACCTATGAAGGAACGGGCGGTAATGGCACAGGTAGCAACCACGGTATTTTACTAGATGGAACAAATACCAGTGTGCGCAGTACGCAGGGAGGAAATATTACTGTTACTGGGACAGGTCAAGGTAATGGCACTCAAAACTTTGGAATTTATCAAAGCAATGCTCAAGTAACTACAACAGGGAATGGTACCGTTACCTATGAAGGCATGGGTGGCAATGGCACAAATAATAATATTGGTATTTACCTTCTCAATGGAAGTGCTCGGATTACGAGTGAAGATGGGGCGATCTCCCTAACTGGAACTGGGCGAGGGAACGGAACAGGAAACTACGGCATTTATCAACTGGGTGCAGCCCAAGTCAGTAGTACCAGTGGAAATATTACCTATACCGGTACAGGTGGCAATGGAACAGGCGGGAATTTTTTTCTTGGCAATCACGGTATTTACCTAACAGGAGCCAATACATCTGTTCGGAGTGAGAGTGGAGCCATTACCTTTACCGGTGACGGGCAAGGAACAACCTCTGATAACTATGGAATTTTGCAACGCGATAGTGCTCAAGTCAGCAGCACTTCTGGCAATATTACCTATGAGGGCACGGGCGGCAGCGGCATAAATAACAACTACGGTATTTTACTAGATGGAACAAATACCAGTGTTCGCAGTACGCAGGGAGGAAATATTACTGTTACTGGGACAGGTCAAGGTAATGGTACAGGTAACCACGGTATTTACCAAAACAATGCCCAAGTGACTACAACGGGGAATGGTACCGTTACCTACGAAGGCATAGGTGGCAATGGCACAAATAGTAATTTTGGTATTTTCCTTCTCAATGGAAGTGCTTGGATTACGAGCGAAGATGGGGCGATCGCCCTAACTGGAACCGGTAGCGGAAATGGAACAGGAAACTACGGCATTTATCAACTGGGTGCAGCCCAAGTCAGTAGTACCAGCGGAAATATTACCTATACCGGAACGGGCCGGAACGGGCGGTAA
- a CDS encoding beta strand repeat-containing protein has product MEQETTAFINWVQPKSVVPAEILPIPERAGTGGNGTGGGFFTGNHGIFLTGTNTSVRSETGVITFTGDGQGTTSDNYGILQTSAAQVRSTSGNITYEGMGGNGTGNNYGIFLTGASTAITSGSGTIALTGTGQGNGASNRGISQESGAQVSSTSGNITYEGTGGNGTSNNFGILLNGTNTQISSGNGAIALTGMGQGNGTGSYGIFQVNAAQVSTTSGNITYEGTGGNGTSFNYGILLNGANTTIASGNGAISLTGTGRGNGTGNYGIYQLGAAQVSSTSGNITYTGTGGNGTGGGFFTGNHGIFLTGTNTSVRSETGAITFTGDGQGTTSDNYGILQTSAAQVSTTSGNITYEGTGGNGTGNNHGIFLTGASTAITSGSGTIALTGTGQGNGASNRGISQESGAQVSSTSGNITYEGTGGNGTSNNFGILLNGTNTQISSGNGAIALTGMGQGNGTGSYGIYQLGAAQVSSTSGNITYEGTGGNGISNNFGILLNGANTTIASGNGTIALTGMGQGNETSNRGISQESGAQVSSTSGNITYEGTGGNGTGSNHGIYLDGTNTSVSSTQGGNITVTGTGQGNGTQNFGIYQSNAQVTTTGNGTVIYEGIGGNGTNNNFGIYLLNGSARITSEDGAIALTGEGRGNGANNYGISQQSGAQVSSTSGNITYTGTGANGAAILTLSSSNRIGNGTSGNISLISTNNVITLNDLTVNTTGNLHINSPANVSQNASSSLQATGLELLGAGNFTLSSATNAITTLAGNTTGAISYRDSGGFAIGTVGTTNGLASQGAITLNAGGAVTQTQALSATSLDLLGAGNFTLTHTSNAINTLTGNTTGAISYTNSVALTIGNLTTGNSSLTLMTPGSLTFNGIISTGTEDITATGGMIGQTGGTLTSTGIASFESTQANVGTVSANNTTNTNLGNSTIGGNFTLTSTGAITQSGFLKVAGTTNLNGATVTLSNPDNLLLDLTATTSAGDLIRSQVGPITLAGQTITGNLSMTSIDGTTTTGYTNSHNGNAITLGGNNNLGGEIRFNTNMAGLSQGIVGGGTASISQTGILEVSGTSNFTAMGGTIDLSTHANQLTGAVSLDTGVTGGNISLQNNQATQLAGVTTGDNLTITTGGNLTQSGAISAGGTTTLNVGANDITLDNVNNDFNVLGLTAANAAIQDTNELELAASTLTGNLSVTSGGDLTQSTATAVSVTGATTFNTGTHNITLDDAGNDFNTLGITAANATIVDQNALELTTSAIANTLSITTQGDLTQSGSLTTQNLAILGSGNTLLNHSDNQIQTLAADTTGNLTVLTATNLTIDTVNPNGIENADTVLLQAGGDITLNQGINADNNVTLIATENFINNAGANALQSTSGRWLVYSTSPQGNVNGWSVLGGGQQFSTTYPTPPGFAGNGFVYRVAAPLLPPVTSNSPVILSTAIAPTVNVPAVPSLPPLSTPPTSSVSPSPIIFTSTDLPLPSNLSTILQGQEEDEMPLEQSLCQLLEKREEAVLEIDGVPIESALAEECR; this is encoded by the coding sequence ATGGAACAGGAAACTACGGCATTTATCAACTGGGTGCAGCCCAAGTCAGTAGTACCAGCGGAAATATTACCTATACCGGAACGGGCCGGAACGGGCGGTAATGGAACCGGAGGGGGCTTTTTTACTGGCAATCATGGCATTTTTCTAACAGGAACCAATACATCTGTTCGGAGTGAGACTGGAGTCATTACCTTTACGGGTGACGGGCAAGGAACAACTTCTGATAACTATGGGATTTTGCAAACAAGTGCAGCCCAGGTCAGGAGTACTTCTGGCAACATCACCTATGAAGGCATGGGCGGTAATGGCACAGGTAATAACTACGGTATTTTTCTAACCGGAGCAAGTACGGCTATTACCAGTGGGAGTGGCACGATCGCCCTGACGGGAACCGGACAAGGTAACGGAGCATCTAATCGCGGTATTAGTCAAGAAAGCGGTGCCCAAGTCAGTAGTACGTCTGGCAATATTACCTATGAAGGAACGGGCGGGAATGGCACAAGTAACAACTTCGGTATTCTTCTAAACGGAACAAATACACAAATTAGTAGTGGGAATGGGGCGATCGCCTTAACTGGAATGGGACAAGGGAATGGAACAGGAAGTTACGGCATTTTTCAAGTGAATGCAGCCCAAGTCAGCACCACTTCTGGCAACATTACCTATGAGGGCACAGGTGGTAATGGCACATCCTTTAACTACGGTATTCTTCTAAACGGAGCAAATACAACTATTGCTAGTGGGAATGGGGCGATCTCCCTGACTGGAACTGGACGAGGGAATGGAACAGGAAACTACGGCATTTATCAACTGGGTGCAGCCCAAGTCAGTAGTACCAGCGGAAATATTACCTATACCGGAACGGGCGGTAATGGAACCGGAGGGGGCTTTTTTACTGGCAATCATGGCATTTTTCTAACAGGAACCAATACATCTGTTCGGAGTGAGACTGGAGCCATTACCTTTACGGGTGACGGGCAAGGAACAACTTCTGATAACTATGGAATTTTGCAAACAAGTGCAGCCCAGGTCAGCACCACGTCTGGCAACATCACCTATGAAGGCACGGGCGGTAATGGCACAGGTAATAACCACGGTATTTTTCTAACCGGAGCAAGTACGGCTATTACCAGTGGGAGTGGCACGATCGCCCTGACGGGAACCGGACAAGGTAACGGAGCATCTAATCGCGGTATTAGTCAAGAAAGCGGTGCCCAAGTCAGTAGTACGTCTGGCAATATTACCTATGAAGGAACGGGCGGGAATGGCACAAGTAACAACTTCGGTATTCTTCTAAACGGAACAAATACACAAATTAGTAGTGGGAATGGGGCGATCGCCCTAACTGGAATGGGACAAGGGAATGGAACAGGAAGTTACGGCATTTATCAACTGGGTGCAGCCCAAGTCAGTAGTACGTCTGGCAATATTACCTATGAAGGAACGGGCGGTAATGGCATAAGTAACAACTTCGGTATTCTTCTAAACGGAGCAAATACAACTATTGCTAGTGGGAATGGCACGATTGCCCTGACCGGAATGGGACAAGGGAACGAAACATCTAATCGCGGTATTAGTCAAGAAAGTGGTGCCCAAGTCAGTAGTACTTCTGGCAACATTACCTATGAGGGCACAGGCGGGAATGGTACAGGTAGCAACCACGGTATTTATCTAGATGGAACCAATACCAGTGTTAGCAGTACGCAGGGAGGAAATATTACTGTTACTGGGACAGGTCAAGGTAATGGCACTCAAAACTTTGGAATTTATCAAAGTAATGCTCAAGTGACTACAACGGGGAATGGTACCGTTATCTACGAAGGCATAGGTGGCAATGGCACAAATAATAATTTTGGTATTTACCTTCTCAATGGAAGTGCTCGAATTACGAGTGAAGATGGGGCGATCGCCCTGACGGGAGAGGGACGAGGGAACGGAGCAAATAATTACGGGATTAGTCAACAAAGCGGCGCCCAAGTCAGTAGTACTTCTGGCAATATTACCTATACCGGAACTGGAGCCAATGGAGCAGCAATTCTGACTTTAAGTAGTAGTAACCGGATTGGGAATGGTACAAGCGGCAATATTTCCCTTATTTCTACCAATAATGTCATCACCCTAAATGATCTCACCGTCAACACTACAGGCAATCTGCATATTAATTCCCCAGCGAATGTTAGCCAAAATGCTAGTTCGTCGCTGCAAGCAACTGGCTTAGAACTTCTCGGAGCCGGCAATTTTACCCTTAGTAGTGCAACCAATGCTATTACCACCCTAGCGGGTAATACCACCGGAGCAATTAGCTATCGAGATAGTGGTGGATTTGCGATTGGCACAGTTGGCACAACGAATGGTTTAGCGTCTCAAGGGGCAATCACCCTCAATGCAGGGGGAGCCGTCACCCAAACTCAAGCCCTTAGTGCCACAAGCTTAGACTTATTAGGTGCAGGCAATTTTACGCTCACCCATACCAGTAATGCCATTAACACCCTAACGGGCAATACCACCGGAGCAATTAGCTACACCAATTCAGTTGCTTTAACCATCGGTAATTTAACTACAGGCAACAGTTCCCTCACCCTAATGACTCCCGGTAGCCTCACCTTTAACGGCATCATTTCTACTGGCACCGAGGATATAACAGCAACCGGGGGCATGATTGGGCAAACCGGCGGCACACTCACCAGTACTGGCATCGCTAGTTTTGAAAGTACTCAAGCCAATGTTGGTACGGTTTCCGCTAACAATACAACCAACACCAATCTGGGCAACTCCACAATTGGCGGCAACTTTACCCTAACCTCTACGGGAGCAATTACCCAAAGCGGCTTCTTGAAAGTAGCAGGCACCACCAATCTTAATGGCGCAACTGTCACCCTATCTAACCCTGATAATCTTCTCCTTGACCTCACCGCAACCACTTCTGCTGGAGATCTGATCCGTTCCCAAGTGGGACCCATCACCCTAGCAGGGCAAACTATCACCGGCAATCTCAGTATGACCAGTATTGATGGCACAACCACCACAGGCTACACCAATAGCCATAACGGGAATGCAATTACCCTAGGAGGGAATAATAATTTAGGGGGTGAGATTCGCTTTAATACGAATATGGCAGGTCTCAGTCAAGGGATTGTGGGTGGCGGCACTGCAAGTATTAGTCAAACCGGAATCCTTGAAGTTAGTGGAACCAGCAACTTTACAGCCATGGGTGGCACGATTGATCTGAGTACTCACGCAAATCAACTCACAGGAGCCGTTAGCCTCGACACCGGAGTCACAGGCGGGAACATTAGTCTGCAAAATAACCAAGCTACTCAACTGGCAGGAGTTACAACTGGTGACAATCTAACTATTACGACGGGTGGAAACCTCACCCAGTCGGGGGCGATCTCAGCAGGTGGTACGACAACGCTCAATGTGGGAGCTAATGATATTACGCTGGACAATGTTAATAATGACTTTAATGTCCTGGGATTAACTGCCGCCAATGCCGCGATCCAAGATACGAACGAATTGGAGTTAGCCGCATCCACCCTGACCGGTAACTTAAGCGTGACCAGCGGAGGTGATTTAACTCAATCAACAGCGACAGCCGTGAGCGTCACTGGAGCCACAACGTTCAATACCGGAACCCATAACATCACACTTGATGATGCCGGAAATGATTTCAATACCTTGGGAATAACTGCTGCCAATGCCACGATTGTCGATCAAAATGCTCTGGAGTTAACTACATCAGCGATCGCCAACACTCTGAGCATTACTACACAAGGGGATTTAACTCAATCGGGCAGCCTAACAACGCAAAACTTGGCAATTTTAGGGTCGGGCAATACCCTTCTGAATCATTCAGATAACCAAATTCAAACCCTGGCCGCCGATACAACGGGTAATTTAACGGTGTTAACAGCAACCAATCTAACCATTGATACCGTGAACCCCAATGGTATTGAAAATGCAGATACCGTTCTTCTCCAAGCGGGAGGCGATATTACTCTCAATCAAGGGATTAATGCTGACAATAATGTTACGCTCATAGCGACTGAAAACTTTATTAACAATGCCGGAGCCAATGCCCTCCAGTCTACGTCAGGTCGTTGGCTAGTCTATTCCACCAGTCCCCAAGGAAATGTGAATGGCTGGTCAGTCTTGGGAGGAGGACAACAGTTTAGTACGACCTACCCCACACCACCAGGGTTTGCTGGGAATGGTTTTGTTTATCGTGTGGCAGCACCTCTTTTACCTCCGGTTACATCCAATTCTCCGGTCATTCTTTCAACCGCGATCGCACCGACGGTCAATGTACCTGCTGTACCATCTTTACCACCACTGTCAACGCCTCCAACTAGCTCAGTCTCTCCCTCCCCGATCATTTTTACTTCGACGGATTTACCCCTACCCTCTAACCTATCCACCATTTTGCAAGGACAAGAAGAGGACGAGATGCCCCTAGAGCAAAGCCTCTGTCAATTGCTCGAAAAACGAGAAGAGGCAGTCTTAGAGATTGATGGAGTACCCATAGAGTCTGCTCTAGCAGAGGAGTGTCGTTAG